The Verrucomicrobiota bacterium DNA segment CCGCGCGAAGCAATCCCGACGCAGTGGCTCAACGAAGTCGCAGTGTGGGAAGCGTTGCTCCAACGCATGCCGACGACGGCGATGATTCGCAACCTCGGCAAGATGACCAGCATCGGTCTCGTGCAACCGTTCAGCGATGCGGCCAAGTTGATTGTCCGCAAGCTGGGCGACGAGGCGGTGCTCAAGCGCGCCCGCATCCACCCGTTGGCGGTGTTGATCGCCGAAAAGGTGTATGCGCAGGGCAAGGGTGAGAAAGGTTCGCTCACCTGGAAGCCCGTGGCGAAGATCGTAGATGCGCTGGACGAAGCGTTCTACGCCACGTTCCAAAACGTCGAGCCGTGCGGCAAGCCGGTGCTCCTGGCACTTGACGTCAGCGGTTCGATGGGTGGCGGCTCGGTGGCAGGTTCGTGCCTGACCCCGCGCGAAGCCAGTGCGGCGATGGCGTTGGTGACGGCAGCTACCGAAGCGGAATACCACATCATGGGATTCTCGAATCGGTTCATCCCGCTGAACATCTCGCCGCGCATGCGCCTGGACGACGTGGTGAAGCGCATCAGCGACCTGCCGTTCGAGGCGACGGACTGTGCCCAGCCGATGATCTGGGCTGGCGAAAATGAGCAAAACGTGTCGGCGTTCATCACCTACACGGACAGCGAAACGTGGGCGGGCAAGATTCATCCCACGCAGGCGCTGCGTCAGTATCGCAGCGAGTTCGTCAGTGATGCGAAGGCGGTCGTTGTGGGCATGACCTCCAACGGCTTCACCGTCGCCGACCCGAACGACCGCGGCATGCTCGACGTGGTGGGCTTCGACACGACGGCACCCGCCGTGATCGTGGACTTTGTCCGCAATTAGCGGACGG contains these protein-coding regions:
- a CDS encoding TROVE domain-containing protein, with translation MAINYAKLFNRRVTPQSLPIPGSTQVANSAGGYSWPVDDWTRFDRFLILGAEGGTYYIGERELVKQNHDALVRCIKADGVRAVNRIVEISDSGRAPKNDPAIFALALVAAHGNAEAKALAFQNLGKVCRIGTHLFHFAEYVNALRGWGRGLRNAVGRWYVSREADALAVQAVKYQQRDGWSHSDLLRLAHPKAPSREHEAVFRWMLTGADLLGEREVNRKVRGENRMAKYAAVGELPKFIEAFEQAKKATSKDEIVKLITEHDLPREAIPTQWLNEVAVWEALLQRMPTTAMIRNLGKMTSIGLVQPFSDAAKLIVRKLGDEAVLKRARIHPLAVLIAEKVYAQGKGEKGSLTWKPVAKIVDALDEAFYATFQNVEPCGKPVLLALDVSGSMGGGSVAGSCLTPREASAAMALVTAATEAEYHIMGFSNRFIPLNISPRMRLDDVVKRISDLPFEATDCAQPMIWAGENEQNVSAFITYTDSETWAGKIHPTQALRQYRSEFVSDAKAVVVGMTSNGFTVADPNDRGMLDVVGFDTTAPAVIVDFVRN